A window from Mesorhizobium sp. WSM2240 encodes these proteins:
- a CDS encoding mandelate racemase/muconate lactonizing enzyme family protein has product MKITNIRVTHVNVPLDAPFWWTAGLYGGASKSIVEVETDAGVVGLGEAPWWHFGEVIKAEIAPALIGADPLDLADCEARCVPPWQITANTGENASSVAFGAVELALWDIRGKVFGMPLYKLLGGAVRKDIPFSEYFAFRPAHDGAGGEMTPEAIVDYCLKMREEHGSTIFEGKLIMGDPGLEIRTVRKLREALGLDVQLKLDSNMQWSLTTARRVLREIEPYDIRNYEDPVATFEEMAALRQHSTIPFSTHIPDLRRAVALGAPDYFVCNFAALGGLSKTLKFIAACEAMGKGFWCYSNDLGIMTAAYLHVVAATPWITEASQSLFRWQIGDVVRNGPFRQTNNTVRVPEGDGLGVELDPEAMSRWAKHFAENGPMGHFSDPDNPGRYRRLPLH; this is encoded by the coding sequence ATGAAGATCACCAATATCCGCGTCACCCATGTCAACGTGCCGCTGGATGCCCCCTTCTGGTGGACCGCCGGCCTCTATGGCGGCGCCTCGAAATCAATCGTCGAGGTCGAGACTGACGCAGGCGTGGTGGGTCTGGGCGAAGCGCCGTGGTGGCATTTCGGCGAGGTCATAAAGGCCGAGATTGCGCCGGCGCTGATCGGCGCCGACCCTCTCGACCTCGCCGACTGCGAGGCACGCTGCGTGCCGCCGTGGCAGATCACCGCCAACACCGGGGAGAACGCTTCCTCGGTTGCCTTCGGCGCGGTCGAGCTTGCGCTCTGGGACATCCGCGGCAAGGTTTTCGGCATGCCGCTTTACAAGCTTCTCGGCGGCGCGGTCCGCAAGGACATCCCGTTTTCCGAATATTTCGCCTTCCGTCCCGCGCATGACGGCGCCGGCGGCGAGATGACGCCGGAGGCCATCGTCGATTATTGCCTCAAGATGCGGGAGGAGCATGGCTCCACGATTTTCGAGGGCAAATTGATCATGGGCGATCCGGGGCTGGAGATCCGGACCGTCAGGAAACTGCGCGAGGCGCTGGGGCTGGATGTCCAGCTCAAGCTTGATTCCAACATGCAGTGGTCGCTCACGACGGCGCGCCGGGTGCTTCGCGAGATCGAGCCTTACGACATCCGGAACTACGAAGACCCGGTGGCTACTTTCGAGGAAATGGCGGCGCTGAGACAGCACTCGACCATTCCTTTCTCAACTCATATCCCGGATTTGAGGCGGGCGGTGGCGCTCGGTGCGCCCGACTATTTCGTCTGTAACTTCGCGGCGCTCGGCGGGTTGTCAAAGACGCTCAAATTCATCGCCGCCTGCGAAGCGATGGGAAAGGGCTTCTGGTGCTATTCCAACGATCTCGGCATCATGACCGCCGCCTATCTGCACGTCGTCGCGGCGACGCCCTGGATCACGGAGGCATCGCAGTCGCTGTTTCGCTGGCAGATCGGCGATGTGGTCAGAAATGGCCCTTTCCGCCAGACGAACAACACAGTCCGGGTGCCGGAAGGCGACGGGCTAGGTGTCGAGCTTGATCCGGAAGCGATGAGCCGCTGGGCGAAGCATTTTGCCGAGAATGGCCCGATGGGCCATTTCAGTGATCCCGACAATCCCGGCCGCTACCGCCGGCTGCCGCTGCACTGA